The genomic DNA CTATTGATGACTTTCACAAATATGGAACCCGCAACAGTTCTTAGCATTACGATCGCCGTCTTCCTGGTTGCAATCACTGGGATCTCGGTCTACACCTCGTTTGGTCCCCCTTCCAAAGAACTAGAAGATCCCTTTGAAGATCACGAAGATTAAA from Leptolyngbya ohadii IS1 includes the following:
- the psbN gene encoding photosystem II reaction center protein PsbN, producing the protein MTFTNMEPATVLSITIAVFLVAITGISVYTSFGPPSKELEDPFEDHED